One Vespa velutina chromosome 12, iVesVel2.1, whole genome shotgun sequence DNA window includes the following coding sequences:
- the LOC124953526 gene encoding LOW QUALITY PROTEIN: zinc finger CCCH domain-containing protein 13-like (The sequence of the model RefSeq protein was modified relative to this genomic sequence to represent the inferred CDS: substituted 2 bases at 2 genomic stop codons), producing the protein MSDRNRVYPNNQSLFSGRPPELDPXNASRKEEXEEKRREEKRREEKRREEKREKERDAQKREREREREKRKGVSLTRHERGKAERRNSKIVENVYAPSGWPRFGQDLLSRQHFSLSPATPVYNSPSLSFSFSLSLSLSTCRL; encoded by the exons ATGTCTGATCGCAATAGAGTTTATCCAAACAATCAG TCTCTCTTTTCTGGTCGTCCTCCGGAACTCGATCCTTGAAATGCCTcgaggaaagaagaataggaagagaagagaagagaagagaagagaagagaagagaagagaagagaagagaagagagagaaagagagagatgcgcA aaaaagagagagagagagagagagagagaagaggaaaggcgTCTCTCTCACCCGGCACGAACGCGGCAAGGCCGAGAGAAGGAACAGTAAAATTGTGGAGAATGTGTACGCGCCATCAGGGTGGCCTAGATTCGGTCAAGACCTGCTTTCTAGGCAGCATTTCTCTTTATCACCGGCTACGCCGGTGTACAACTCTccgtccctctctttctctttctctctctctctctctctttctacct